GGGGACGGAAGGCTGCGAAGTGCGCAACGTCTCCCCGCGCATCCACACGGTGAGGGGGCCGGGCGGCATCGCCGGCTTCACCAATATTGAGCTTACATCGCAGCAGACGAACGAAGAATCCTGCGACGACATCCAGAAACTGAAAAAAAGCTGGCCCGACAGAGCGGTGATAGCAAGCATCCTCTATGGACACAGCCCGATAAAAGAGTGCTGGCAGCGCGCCGCCGCGGACTGCGAAGCCGCAGGTGCTGACGCGCTTGAACTTAATTTCTCGTGCCCGCACGGCTGCAGCGAGATAGGAAGCGGCATTTCCATCGGTGAAAACCCCGCTCAGATAAAAGAACTGATAGGCTGGGTGAAGGCGGCCTCAAAGCTGCCCGTCATAGTGAAGCTGCCTTCGATGTCCGACATCGTACTGGGCGCCTCCGTCTCCAAGCAGGAGGGAGCTGACGCCATCTGCGCCATCAACACGATAAGCTCCATGCCCTACATCGACATCGAAAGCGCGCACCCCGTCTTCAACGTGGGCGGCGTGGGAGTGGCGGGCGGCATGTCCGGACGCATCATCCGGCCGATAGCGCTTCGCAGCGTGATGGAGATAGCGCGCAGCGTCTCGATCCCTATCTCGGCAAGCGGCGGCGTATACGGCTGGCGCGACGCCGTGGAGTTCATCCTCGTGGGCGCCTCCACGCTGCAAATATGCTCCGCCGTAATGGAGCACGGCTACGGCATCATAAACGACCTCTGCTGCGGACTTTCAGGATACATGGCGCGCAAAAACTACAAGAGCGTCGCCGACTTCTGCGGCAAAGCGCTTGAACATGTCGCGCCCCACAGCGCGCTTGACAGAGACAACAGGTTCGTCCCAAAATGGGACTCCTACAACTGCCTGCGCTGCGGCAAGTGCGTCATAAGCTGCCGCGACGGCGGCTATCAGGCGATAACGATGCAGGACAGAAACATATTGATAGACACGCAGAAATGCGACGGCTGCGGCCTCTGCCGCGGCATCTGCCCCGAACACTGCATAAACTAAAAAGCGCAAAAAAACAACAGACAGCAGCGCCCCCGGCAAAAGTCCGGGGGCGCTTTGACGCGCGCATACAAAATTACGTACTTAAAAAATTCCAGAGCGGATGCGACAGCAAGAAGATAAAGGTGGAAAATCTCGATGGTTTGTGTCATAATAATCGCAAAATATATTGTTTAAATTATGACAAAAGATATAAAAATAAAAAATAAAGGGGCGTGGTGAATATGACGAGCTGCAAAAACGTTGGTAATAATCTTAAACGGCTCCGGGAGGCCTCCGGGTTCAGCCAGCGGAGCATCGCGGATTTTTTAAAAGTGGATCAAAGCCTTGTAAGCAAGATAGAAAAGGGCGAGCGCGGCATCTCCGCTGTTATGCTAGACGAGCTTGCGTCGCTTTTTGGCGTGTCGGCGGCTGCCGTGGCAAATGACTCGGCTGGAAGGCCGCTTGCCTGCGCCTTCCGATGCAGCGACCTCTCTCGCGATGAGATGCGGGCTGTCTGCGCCGTCAATAAGATAGCTCTCAACTTGGAATTTCTGAGCGGCCTGCTGAAGGACGAGGCACATGGCAGATAAAGCTGATTTGATGACCAAAGCGATGCAGTACAGAAAGGAACTGGGCGCGGAGAGCGGTTCGCCTGTAGATGTTTTTTCTCTGGCACAGAATATTGAAGGGCTGACGCTGGTTTATTATCCTATGGGCGACAAGCTCAGCGGCATGTGCGTCAGGACAGAAGACGGAAACTGCGTGATAGCCGTGAACTCCGGCATGTCATTAGGCCGTCAGCGGTTTTCACTGGCGCATGAATTTTATCATATGCGTTTTGACGACAATATGACCTCTATCTGTGGAAAAAAAATCGGCTGTGGAAATGACATCGAGAAGGAGGCGGATATATTTGCCTCGTATTTTCTTATGCCCGCCGCCGAGCTTGAAAGTCGCGCCGCACGTTTTGCGGCAGTCCATGAAGACGGCAAGCTCTCGCTTGATGACGTCATCCTGCTTGAACAATATTTTGGCGTCAGCCATCAGGCCGCTGTTATCCGCCTGAAGGAGAGCCGCTGTATGGAGCGTTCCCGTGTGGAGGAATTTTTAAAAAGCAGCGTTCGAGGCAGAGCTGAAATGATGGGCTGTGCTACGGCGCTCTATCGTCCCCTTCCGCCAGATAAACAGTACATGACCTACGGCAGCTATATCAAACAGGCGGAACTGGCTTTGCAGAAGGGGTTGATAGCCGCCGGAAAATATGAGGAACTGCTTCTTTGTGCATTCCGTTCAGATTTAGTCTACGGAGGAGACGAGGAGGCGGAAATAATTGACTGAGCCGCTGTTTTTCGATACGGACTGCATTTCTGCGTTTCTTTGGGTCGACGGCGAAAGCATTGTTGCGAGGCTCTACCCCGGCAGGATAATTATCCCCGAGCAGGTTTATAAGGAACTTTCACATCCTGGGCTTAATCACATTAAAGGGCTCAAGTCACAGATAGACGTTCTTGTCATGGACAAGCAGGCGCAAGTGCGGTCGATCATAGTAGGTGCCGCGGCCTATGAAATTTATTACAAACTTACAACGATTCCCGACGCGGGGCATAAAATCATAGGCGCCGGCGAAGCTGCGGCGATAGCTATGGCAAAGGAACAGGATGGGATCCTGGCGAGCAACAATTTGAGGGATATACTGGATTATGTAAAAGCGTATGGCCTGGTTCACGTTACGACGGCGGATATCCTAAAACAGGCAATGGACGCTGGCCTGATAGACGAAAACCAGGGCAACGCCATTTGGCAAAAAATGCTGGCCAGAAGACGGCGGCTTGGTTATGACAGCTTTTCAGATTTTCTTGCCGCCAGCCGCGGGCGCTCTTAGGCTGGGGCTACTTCCCCTATCTCCGCTTTTAGTTTTTTTATGAAGCTGTCGTCCTCGTTGGTGAAGGTGTAGTTGCTGCGCCAGATGAGGATGTCGTGGTATTTGTTGTCGGCGTCGCCGCAGCGTTTTTGGACGAGGCCGTGCAGAGCAAGCGTCGCTTCCGGCATTGGGGAGACCCAGATGTAGGAGGAGGGCAGCGCGCGCAGCAGTTCAAACTGGATGCCGCGTTCGTAGACGGCTATTTTTTTCTTTTTTTCGTGTGTCTGCGCAAGAAGCCGCGCCTCTGAGACGGGCATTGCGGGCACGGAGTTGTCGTCGTGCACTATTTCTGTGTAGTGGCGCAGGCCGGAGTAGGTCACTTCCGGCGCCATGGCGAGCGGGTGGCGCTTTGACATGAGCGCCATGTATTCAAATTCCCAGAGCCGCTCGGACTTCAGGCTGCGCTCGTGTATCGCGGACAGGAAATATTTTTCATGTATTATCTGGCAGCGCACGATGCCCATGTCGCTTCTGCCTTCGCTTACGTCTTTTATCACCTGCATGGGGTTTGTTTCGCAGTATCTTAAGTCAAGCCCCTCCGCGTCGTCGAGGAGGGCTGCGAATTTCGCGAAGGCGGCCGCCGCGTAGCTTGCGCGGGGCAGCGAGATGCTGAAGCTGCGCGCGCCGGAGGGTTTGTAGAGCGACTCCAGCTCGTCTATCTGCGCCAAGATGTTGCGCGCGTATTCCAGGAAGCGCTCGCCCTGCGGAGTGGGGGCGACGCCCTTTGTGGTGCGGTTGAAGATGGTGATGTTCATGTCCTCTTCAAGCTCGCGGATTGCTTTTGAGAGGTGCGGCTGGCCCATGTAGAGGTTTTCCGCGGCGCGCGATATAGAACCGGTGCGCTCCACCTCTACCGCATATCTGAGATGCTGGATGTTGTTCATTTTATACTTCCTCCCGCCGCCCGTTTCGTTGTCTTCGTTGTATGCCTATGATAACAGATAATGCAGAAAGCCGCCTCATGATGACGGCGGCCTCTTCGTATTCCCAATTATCGCGTCTGTTTGTTATACGCGCGGAACATTTTGCGCGGCGCGAGTTCAGTTATTTTTAGTCTTTGAATATGGGCAGCTTTTCAAGGTAGACTAGGTCATGTCCGTCGTAGCCGCCCTCTTCAAGCAGCGCCGCCACCTTTGTGACGACGGTGCAGCCGGTGCGCGCAAGCAGCGATTCAAGCGCGAGCAGCGAGCCGCCGGTGGAGACGACGTCGTCCACTACGCAGACGCGTTTGCCGGCGAGCCGTTTTGCGTCGGCTCCGTCTATTACGGTCATCTGCGTGCCGGCGGTGGTGATGGACTTGACCTCTGAGGTGAGAGGCTCTTCCATGTAGCTTTTGACGGATTTGCGCGCCACGATGTAGTCTACGCCAAGGCGCACCGCGATGGCGTGCGTGAGCGGTATGCCCTTCGCCTCGGGGCAGACGAGGAGGTCTACCGCACCGAGTGTTTTAAGTTTTGCAGCAAGCGCGTCTGCGCATTTTTCAACGAGCGTCGTGTCTCCAAGCATGACGAACGAGGCGATGGAAAGGCCGGGCGCTATGCGCACCTTAGGCAGCGGGCGCGTGATGCCGCAGATTTTCAGGTCGTAAAATTCTTTCATGGCGAGTTCTCCTTAAAGTCCGAAGACGATTTTGATGGCGACGCCGGCGAGCAGCCCGTAGAAGGGGTTCCAGCGCGCGGATACTATGACCGTCGCGCCCACCGCCATTCCCCACGGGGAGAAGCCGAACGGCCCTTGCGCCGCAGGGCACTGAGCGATCGCGCCCTGTATGTTTGAGATGAAGGTGACGAATACGCCGAGAACGAAGAGAAATCCCGCGATGGCGGAGCTGTGGACGTATTTGCCGATTGTAGGCAGAAGTTTGAAAAGAAGTATGGCCGCCATTATGAGCATCATCATGACGGATGCCGTCACTGGGTGCGGTGCGGTGGCCGTGCCCGATATGATCGCCTCGACGGGGCCTCCGCCGAAGAAGGAGGAGAGCATGTCGGCAAGCGATGAGTAGACGGCGAGGTGGTCGATGTTGGCGTTGGTGTTTGCGATGCTGCCAGTTATTTTGCCGAAGCTGATGTTTGCGCCGATGTTGAGGCAGGCTATGGCAAGCGCGCTCACCAGTATGCGCGGGTGCTCCCATATTTTGAAGTAGATGTTGCCGGTGGTGAAGCGTTCGCGGTCTTCATTTACGACAAGCGGTTCTGGCTCCGCGTGTCCAGTCTTTTTAAGGAAGTTGTAGACTGCCGTCGCGGCTAAGACGGAGATGATTATAGTCTTTGCTAGGTCGAAGGTGAGAAACCACGTTGCAAGCGCCACCACCATGGAGACTGAGCCGGAATATTTTTCGGAATTGAGCATGTCTATTGAGATGTAGGCGAGCATTACGCCGACGCCCGCCATCATTGAGCTTACGATGACTGGGCCGATGGCCTCGACGATTTTTTCATTAAGGCCGAGCATTGAGGGAAAGAGCAGAAAAAGGCCGCCCCAGAAGACGAGAGTGAGGCGTTCTTTGAGCGTCTTGCCCATGCTGCCGGCAAGCGCTATCGTCTCCGCCTGAAATGAGATGGTGGCTACTGAATTAAAGGCGACGGAGCCGGCCGCGCCCACAAGAAAGGCAAGAGCGGTGGGAAAGGCCGCAAATCCAAAAGAGATGGCCAGCAGTCCCTGCGGCACACCGTTGAGCACGACGGCAAGCGCCGCGAGCAAGTCTGTTAAATATGATTCCATAAGAATTTTCCTCCACATCTAAAAACCGTAATTTTACGAAACGTCAATAAAATTACTACTCAGCCTCTGATATGTCAATAACCTGATTCATATATGAGGTGAGAATCACAGATTAGTGAGGAACGGGACGGAATAGAATTGAAATAGGATGAGGAGCGCGCTTTTATGTCAACTTATTTAAAATTACAGCTTGACACATCGTCGTTCATTGATTATTCTAGTCAGCATGAAGATAAAATCTATGGTGCT
The nucleotide sequence above comes from Cloacibacillus sp.. Encoded proteins:
- a CDS encoding NCS2 family permease; the protein is MESYLTDLLAALAVVLNGVPQGLLAISFGFAAFPTALAFLVGAAGSVAFNSVATISFQAETIALAGSMGKTLKERLTLVFWGGLFLLFPSMLGLNEKIVEAIGPVIVSSMMAGVGVMLAYISIDMLNSEKYSGSVSMVVALATWFLTFDLAKTIIISVLAATAVYNFLKKTGHAEPEPLVVNEDRERFTTGNIYFKIWEHPRILVSALAIACLNIGANISFGKITGSIANTNANIDHLAVYSSLADMLSSFFGGGPVEAIISGTATAPHPVTASVMMMLIMAAILLFKLLPTIGKYVHSSAIAGFLFVLGVFVTFISNIQGAIAQCPAAQGPFGFSPWGMAVGATVIVSARWNPFYGLLAGVAIKIVFGL
- a CDS encoding LysR family transcriptional regulator: MNNIQHLRYAVEVERTGSISRAAENLYMGQPHLSKAIRELEEDMNITIFNRTTKGVAPTPQGERFLEYARNILAQIDELESLYKPSGARSFSISLPRASYAAAAFAKFAALLDDAEGLDLRYCETNPMQVIKDVSEGRSDMGIVRCQIIHEKYFLSAIHERSLKSERLWEFEYMALMSKRHPLAMAPEVTYSGLRHYTEIVHDDNSVPAMPVSEARLLAQTHEKKKKIAVYERGIQFELLRALPSSYIWVSPMPEATLALHGLVQKRCGDADNKYHDILIWRSNYTFTNEDDSFIKKLKAEIGEVAPA
- a CDS encoding ImmA/IrrE family metallo-endopeptidase, giving the protein MADKADLMTKAMQYRKELGAESGSPVDVFSLAQNIEGLTLVYYPMGDKLSGMCVRTEDGNCVIAVNSGMSLGRQRFSLAHEFYHMRFDDNMTSICGKKIGCGNDIEKEADIFASYFLMPAAELESRAARFAAVHEDGKLSLDDVILLEQYFGVSHQAAVIRLKESRCMERSRVEEFLKSSVRGRAEMMGCATALYRPLPPDKQYMTYGSYIKQAELALQKGLIAAGKYEELLLCAFRSDLVYGGDEEAEIID
- a CDS encoding helix-turn-helix transcriptional regulator, with protein sequence MTSCKNVGNNLKRLREASGFSQRSIADFLKVDQSLVSKIEKGERGISAVMLDELASLFGVSAAAVANDSAGRPLACAFRCSDLSRDEMRAVCAVNKIALNLEFLSGLLKDEAHGR
- a CDS encoding phosphoribosyltransferase family protein, which produces MKEFYDLKICGITRPLPKVRIAPGLSIASFVMLGDTTLVEKCADALAAKLKTLGAVDLLVCPEAKGIPLTHAIAVRLGVDYIVARKSVKSYMEEPLTSEVKSITTAGTQMTVIDGADAKRLAGKRVCVVDDVVSTGGSLLALESLLARTGCTVVTKVAALLEEGGYDGHDLVYLEKLPIFKD
- the preA gene encoding NAD-dependent dihydropyrimidine dehydrogenase subunit PreA, which produces MTEKIRTDFLGIEMPNPFMLASAPPSRNREMIDRAFRAGWGGAVIKTLTQYTGTEGCEVRNVSPRIHTVRGPGGIAGFTNIELTSQQTNEESCDDIQKLKKSWPDRAVIASILYGHSPIKECWQRAAADCEAAGADALELNFSCPHGCSEIGSGISIGENPAQIKELIGWVKAASKLPVIVKLPSMSDIVLGASVSKQEGADAICAINTISSMPYIDIESAHPVFNVGGVGVAGGMSGRIIRPIALRSVMEIARSVSIPISASGGVYGWRDAVEFILVGASTLQICSAVMEHGYGIINDLCCGLSGYMARKNYKSVADFCGKALEHVAPHSALDRDNRFVPKWDSYNCLRCGKCVISCRDGGYQAITMQDRNILIDTQKCDGCGLCRGICPEHCIN